One Citrobacter amalonaticus genomic window carries:
- the ihfA gene encoding integration host factor subunit alpha → MALTKAEMSEYLFDKLGLSKRDAKELVELFFEEIRRALENGEQVKLSGFGNFDLRDKNQRPGRNPKTGEDIPITARRVVTFRPGQKLKSRVENASPKDE, encoded by the coding sequence ATGGCGCTTACAAAAGCTGAAATGTCAGAATATCTGTTTGATAAGCTTGGGCTTAGCAAGCGGGATGCCAAAGAACTGGTCGAACTGTTTTTCGAAGAGATCCGTCGTGCTCTGGAAAACGGTGAGCAGGTAAAACTCTCTGGTTTTGGTAACTTCGATCTGCGTGATAAGAATCAACGTCCGGGACGTAACCCGAAAACGGGCGAAGATATTCCCATTACAGCACGGCGCGTGGTGACCTTCAGACCCGGTCAGAAGTTAAAGAGCCGAGTCGAAAACGCTTCGCCCAAAGATGAGTAA
- the btuC gene encoding vitamin B12 ABC transporter permease BtuC, with the protein MLTFARQQQRQHVRWILSLSVLMLLTLWLSLCAGEQWISPADWLTSRGELFVWQIRLPRALAVLLVGAALALSGAVMQALFENPLAEPGLLGVSNGAGVGLIAAVLLGKGVLPHWALGLCAIAGALVITLILLRFARRHLSTSRLLLAGVALGIICSALMTWAIYFSTSFDLRQLMYWMMGGFGGVNWEQAWLMLALIPVLVWICCQSQAMNMLALGETSARQLGLPLWFWRNLLVVATGWMVGVSVALAGAIGFIGLVIPHILRLCGLTDHRVLLPACALAGAIALLLADVVARLALASAELPIGVVTATLGAPVFIWLLLKAGR; encoded by the coding sequence ATGCTGACTTTTGCCCGTCAACAACAGCGACAACATGTGCGCTGGATCCTGAGCCTGTCGGTGCTGATGCTGCTGACACTGTGGTTAAGCCTGTGCGCCGGCGAGCAGTGGATATCGCCCGCTGACTGGCTGACGTCGCGTGGCGAACTCTTTGTCTGGCAAATTCGCCTTCCGCGCGCGCTGGCTGTTCTGCTGGTGGGCGCGGCGCTGGCTTTGTCCGGCGCAGTGATGCAGGCGCTGTTTGAAAACCCGCTTGCGGAGCCGGGGTTGCTCGGCGTCTCCAACGGGGCGGGCGTGGGGCTGATCGCCGCCGTGCTGCTGGGGAAGGGCGTTCTGCCACACTGGGCGCTTGGACTGTGCGCAATTGCCGGTGCGCTGGTCATTACGTTGATCCTCCTGCGTTTTGCTCGTCGGCATCTTTCGACCAGTCGTCTGCTGCTTGCCGGCGTGGCGCTGGGGATTATCTGTAGCGCGCTGATGACCTGGGCCATCTATTTCTCAACCTCATTCGATCTGCGTCAGTTGATGTACTGGATGATGGGGGGATTCGGTGGCGTCAACTGGGAGCAGGCCTGGCTGATGCTGGCCCTGATTCCGGTGCTGGTGTGGATCTGCTGCCAGTCACAGGCGATGAACATGCTGGCGCTGGGGGAAACCTCTGCCCGACAGCTGGGACTTCCCCTGTGGTTCTGGCGTAATCTGTTGGTGGTTGCTACCGGATGGATGGTCGGTGTCAGCGTGGCGTTGGCCGGGGCCATTGGTTTTATTGGCCTGGTCATCCCCCATATTTTACGCCTGTGCGGCTTAACGGACCATCGCGTGCTGTTACCTGCCTGTGCACTGGCGGGGGCCATTGCGCTGCTGCTGGCCGATGTGGTCGCTCGCCTGGCGCTGGCCTCCGCGGAGTTGCCGATTGGCGTAGTCACCGCGACGCTCGGCGCACCGGTCTTTATCTGGCTGTTACTCAAAGCCGGACGTTAG
- a CDS encoding glutathione peroxidase, with product MQDSILNTEVTTIDGEVTTLEKFAGNVLLVVNVASKCGLTPQYEQLENIQKAWADRGFTVLGFPCNQFLGQEPGSEDEIKTYCATTWGVTFPMFSKIDVNGEGRHPLYQKLIEATPTAVAPEGSGFYERMASKGRAPLYPDDILWNFEKFLVGRDGKVIQRFSPDMTPEDPIVMESIKLALDK from the coding sequence ATGCAAGACTCGATTCTGAACACTGAAGTGACGACGATTGATGGCGAGGTGACGACCCTCGAAAAATTTGCCGGTAATGTGCTGCTGGTGGTGAATGTGGCGTCTAAATGCGGACTCACGCCACAGTATGAGCAACTGGAAAATATCCAGAAGGCATGGGCCGATCGTGGCTTTACGGTGTTGGGTTTTCCCTGCAATCAGTTTCTTGGGCAGGAACCTGGCAGCGAAGACGAAATCAAAACATACTGCGCGACGACCTGGGGCGTGACCTTCCCGATGTTCAGCAAGATTGATGTGAACGGGGAAGGACGTCATCCGCTGTACCAGAAACTGATTGAGGCGACACCGACGGCAGTGGCCCCTGAAGGGAGCGGTTTCTATGAGCGAATGGCCAGCAAAGGGCGCGCCCCGCTCTATCCGGACGATATCCTGTGGAACTTCGAGAAGTTCCTCGTAGGTCGTGATGGCAAGGTGATACAGCGTTTTTCACCGGATATGACGCCGGAAGACCCCATCGTTATGGAAAGTATCAAACTCGCGCTGGATAAATAA
- the btuD gene encoding vitamin B12 ABC transporter ATP-binding protein BtuD, translating to MSSLMQLQDVAKSTRLGPLSGEIRAGEILHLVGPNGAGKSTLLARMAGLTSGAGTIALAGTELALWPAAKLARHRAYLAQQQNPPFAMPVWHFLTLHQADKTRTDQLTAVAESLGLADKLGRNAKELSGGEWQRVRLAAVILQIAPETNPQGQLLLLDEPMNSLDVAQQNALDRILHRLCQQGIAIVMSSHDLNHTLRHAHRAWLLKQGKLLASGPRDEVLTPAHLAHAYGLHFRRLDIEGHRMIISTT from the coding sequence ATGTCGTCACTGATGCAGTTACAGGATGTGGCCAAATCCACCCGGTTAGGGCCTTTGTCCGGCGAGATTCGGGCAGGGGAGATCCTGCATCTGGTGGGGCCGAATGGCGCCGGGAAAAGCACGCTGCTGGCGCGGATGGCGGGGTTAACCAGTGGGGCGGGAACGATCGCTCTGGCGGGCACTGAGCTGGCGTTGTGGCCCGCAGCCAAACTTGCCCGTCATCGTGCTTATCTGGCGCAGCAACAAAACCCGCCCTTTGCGATGCCGGTATGGCACTTCCTGACGCTGCATCAGGCAGACAAAACGCGCACTGACCAGTTGACGGCGGTGGCCGAGTCGCTGGGGCTGGCGGACAAACTTGGACGCAATGCGAAGGAACTCTCGGGAGGGGAATGGCAGCGCGTCCGTCTTGCCGCAGTGATCCTGCAAATCGCGCCAGAGACCAACCCGCAGGGGCAGCTATTGCTACTCGATGAGCCCATGAACAGCCTTGATGTCGCGCAGCAAAATGCGCTGGATCGCATTCTGCACCGCCTGTGCCAGCAGGGGATTGCCATCGTAATGAGCAGTCACGACCTGAATCATACCTTGCGCCACGCGCACCGGGCGTGGTTGCTCAAACAGGGGAAACTGCTCGCCAGCGGTCCACGTGATGAAGTGCTGACGCCAGCGCATTTAGCGCATGCGTATGGTCTGCACTTCCGGCGTCTTGACATCGAAGGTCACAGAATGATTATATCAACCACTTAA
- a CDS encoding C40 family peptidase, which produces MRFWFLFCTALLLAGCSSHRAPPPNARLSDSITVIAGLNDQLQTWRGTPYRYGGMSRGGVDCSGFVLMTMRDQFSLQLPRETRQQAKLGTEIDKDELLPGDLVFFKTGSGESGLHVGIYDTNGQFIHASTSRGVMRSSLDNVYWRKNFWQARRI; this is translated from the coding sequence ATGCGTTTCTGGTTTCTTTTTTGCACAGCACTGTTGTTGGCAGGATGTAGTAGCCACCGAGCGCCGCCGCCCAATGCCCGGCTCTCTGATTCCATCACCGTGATTGCCGGTTTAAATGATCAACTCCAGACCTGGCGCGGGACGCCCTATCGTTACGGCGGCATGAGTCGCGGTGGCGTGGATTGTTCCGGTTTTGTGCTGATGACCATGCGCGATCAGTTCTCTTTGCAACTGCCGCGTGAAACCCGTCAACAGGCAAAACTGGGGACGGAAATCGATAAAGACGAATTGTTGCCTGGCGATCTGGTTTTTTTCAAAACCGGATCGGGAGAGAGCGGTTTACATGTGGGTATTTATGATACCAACGGTCAGTTTATTCATGCATCAACCAGTCGCGGCGTGATGCGCTCGTCGCTGGATAATGTTTACTGGCGGAAAAACTTTTGGCAGGCGAGACGCATTTAG
- a CDS encoding EAL domain-containing protein, whose amino-acid sequence MNVSLDNVYHSELYFQPARNVQRKLIGLSVIANFVSEDGDVRIPTELVLPRLSPEEQCQLFIEKLALIETCQHFFIQHKLVAWIYITPAVVPLLLTNSECVSAVKRFSFLELMINENFPELSEGKENKTLNALAERFPLVLANFGAGESANKAIFDGLFKRIILDRNFVHRRATRLSFEPFMRAILTQVSPYCESLMIAGIDSEAMLTRVTPFGFSAMQGGLWPAVTADQVTQLRHG is encoded by the coding sequence ATGAATGTTTCACTGGATAATGTGTATCATTCTGAACTCTATTTTCAGCCCGCCCGGAATGTACAACGAAAACTTATCGGTTTGAGCGTTATCGCGAACTTTGTCAGTGAAGACGGTGACGTTCGTATCCCGACGGAACTGGTGCTTCCGCGACTTTCTCCCGAAGAACAGTGCCAGCTATTTATCGAAAAACTGGCGCTGATCGAAACGTGCCAACACTTTTTTATTCAACATAAACTTGTCGCCTGGATTTATATAACCCCGGCAGTTGTACCGTTATTATTAACGAATAGTGAGTGCGTTTCTGCCGTTAAACGATTTTCATTTCTCGAACTCATGATTAATGAGAATTTTCCCGAACTGTCTGAAGGCAAAGAGAATAAAACGCTGAATGCGCTGGCCGAACGTTTTCCTCTGGTACTGGCCAATTTCGGTGCAGGGGAAAGTGCCAACAAAGCCATATTCGATGGGTTATTTAAACGAATTATCCTGGACCGGAATTTTGTCCATCGCCGGGCCACACGTCTTTCCTTCGAACCGTTCATGCGCGCTATCCTTACGCAAGTGTCCCCCTATTGTGAATCGCTGATGATCGCCGGTATCGACAGCGAGGCGATGTTGACCCGTGTGACGCCATTCGGTTTTAGCGCTATGCAGGGCGGGCTGTGGCCTGCCGTCACGGCCGATCAGGTCACCCAATTACGCCACGGATAA
- the selO gene encoding protein adenylyltransferase SelO, translating to MTLSFTARWRDELPATFTALSPTPLNHSRLIWHNDALAEQLGIPDSLFHPDSPAGVWGGEALLPGMSPLAQVYSGHQFGVWAGQLGDGRGILLGEQLLADGSTMDWHLKGAGLTPYSRMGDGRAVLRSTIRESLASEAMHYLGIPTTRALTIVTSETPVYRETVEAGAMLMRLAQSHLRFGHFEHFYYRREPENVQQLADFAIRHYWPHLQQDADKYILWFRDVVARTASLIADWQTVGFAHGVMNTDNMSILGLTMDYGPFGFLDDYEPGFICNHSDHQGRYSFDNQPAVGLWNLQRLAQSLSPFIAVEALNDALDGYQVALLTRYGQRMRQKLGFMTEQKDDNDLLNELFSLMAREHSDYTRTFRRLSLTEQQNAASPLRDEFIDRAAFDDWFSRYRTRLQRDGVDDAARQSLMLSANPSVVLRNWLAQRAIAAAEKGDMSELHRLHAVLREPFRDRHDDYSQRPPDWGKRLEVSCSS from the coding sequence ATGACCCTGTCTTTTACAGCCCGCTGGCGCGATGAACTGCCAGCAACATTTACCGCACTGTCGCCAACACCGCTGAATCACTCGCGACTGATTTGGCACAACGATGCGCTTGCCGAACAACTGGGCATTCCCGATTCACTTTTTCATCCTGACAGCCCGGCGGGTGTCTGGGGCGGCGAAGCGCTGTTGCCGGGGATGTCTCCGCTGGCGCAGGTCTATAGCGGTCATCAGTTTGGTGTCTGGGCGGGTCAACTGGGCGACGGGCGCGGCATTCTGCTCGGTGAGCAGTTGCTTGCCGATGGCAGCACGATGGACTGGCACCTGAAAGGCGCCGGTTTGACGCCGTATTCGCGCATGGGCGATGGCCGTGCGGTATTGCGCTCCACGATCCGTGAAAGCCTTGCCAGTGAAGCGATGCACTACCTGGGTATACCGACGACCCGGGCGCTGACGATTGTCACCAGCGAAACACCGGTCTACCGCGAAACGGTGGAGGCGGGAGCGATGCTGATGCGACTGGCGCAAAGCCATCTGCGCTTTGGTCATTTTGAGCATTTCTATTACCGTCGCGAGCCGGAAAACGTTCAGCAGCTGGCAGATTTCGCGATTCGCCATTACTGGCCTCACCTCCAGCAAGATGCCGATAAGTACATTCTCTGGTTTCGCGACGTGGTCGCGCGGACCGCGTCACTGATAGCCGACTGGCAAACCGTGGGTTTCGCGCACGGGGTGATGAACACCGATAACATGTCGATTCTCGGGCTGACGATGGACTACGGTCCGTTTGGGTTCCTGGATGACTATGAGCCGGGCTTCATTTGCAACCATTCTGACCATCAGGGGCGCTACAGCTTTGACAATCAGCCTGCGGTAGGCTTGTGGAATCTTCAGCGCCTCGCGCAAAGCCTGTCGCCTTTCATCGCCGTTGAGGCGTTGAATGATGCCCTCGACGGGTACCAGGTGGCGCTGCTGACGCGCTACGGTCAGCGGATGCGGCAGAAACTGGGCTTCATGACCGAACAAAAAGATGACAACGATCTGCTGAACGAATTGTTCAGTTTGATGGCCCGCGAGCACAGCGACTATACCCGTACTTTCCGCAGGTTAAGTCTGACAGAGCAGCAGAATGCCGCCTCTCCACTGCGCGATGAATTTATCGATCGTGCCGCCTTTGATGACTGGTTCTCACGTTACAGAACGCGTTTGCAACGCGATGGTGTCGACGACGCGGCGCGTCAGTCGTTGATGCTGAGCGCCAATCCTTCGGTGGTGCTGCGCAACTGGCTGGCGCAGCGGGCGATTGCGGCGGCGGAAAAAGGTGACATGAGTGAACTGCATCGCTTACATGCCGTGCTGCGGGAACCTTTCCGCGATCGCCATGATGATTACAGCCAGCGTCCGCCGGACTGGGGCAAGCGTCTGGAAGTCAGCTGTTCAAGCTAA
- the hemP gene encoding hemin uptake protein HemP, whose product MDNIESPRLKERENAAPPPAPIRKISSQKLLGDDGKVIIDHNGQEYLLRQTQAGKLLLTK is encoded by the coding sequence ATGGATAACATTGAGTCCCCCCGCCTTAAGGAACGAGAAAATGCAGCTCCTCCGCCTGCGCCCATCCGCAAGATCAGCAGTCAGAAACTGTTAGGTGATGACGGTAAAGTGATTATCGATCACAACGGTCAGGAATACCTGCTGCGTCAAACGCAGGCAGGTAAACTCTTGCTGACCAAATAG
- the aroH gene encoding 3-deoxy-7-phosphoheptulonate synthase AroH, giving the protein MNRTDELRTARIDSLVTPAELAQRHPVSSAVASHVIDSRRRIERILNGEDRRLLVIVGPCSIHDLDAALEYATRLQALRTQHQARLEIVMRTYFEKPRTVVGWKGLISDPDLNGSYRVNHGIELARKLLLQVNELGIPTATEFLDMVTGQFIADLISWGAIGARTTESQIHREMASALSCPVGFKNGTDGNTRIAVDAIRASRASHMFLSPDKTGQMTIYQTSGNPYGHIIMRGGKKPNYHAEDIAAACDTLHEFDLPEHLVVDFSHGNCQKQHRRQLDVCDDICQQIRNGSTAIAGIMAESFLREGTQKIVSGQPLVYGQSITDPCLNWEDTELLLSKLASAVDSRF; this is encoded by the coding sequence ATGAACAGAACCGATGAACTGCGTACCGCGCGTATAGACAGTCTGGTCACGCCCGCTGAACTTGCGCAACGGCACCCTGTGTCGTCCGCCGTCGCCAGCCACGTCATCGACTCCCGACGCCGGATAGAAAGAATATTGAACGGTGAAGATCGCCGCTTGCTGGTTATTGTGGGTCCGTGCTCCATTCACGATCTCGATGCCGCACTGGAGTACGCCACACGTTTACAGGCGTTGCGCACGCAGCATCAGGCGCGCCTGGAAATCGTCATGCGCACCTATTTTGAAAAACCACGTACCGTTGTCGGCTGGAAGGGACTCATTTCCGACCCGGATCTCAACGGCAGCTATCGCGTGAATCACGGCATTGAGCTGGCGCGTAAACTGCTGTTGCAGGTCAATGAGCTGGGTATCCCGACCGCCACGGAATTTCTCGATATGGTGACCGGTCAATTTATTGCCGACCTGATCAGTTGGGGCGCCATTGGCGCGCGAACCACCGAAAGCCAGATCCACCGCGAAATGGCCTCGGCGCTCTCCTGCCCGGTCGGCTTTAAAAACGGTACCGACGGAAATACCCGTATCGCTGTTGACGCGATCCGTGCGTCCCGCGCCAGCCATATGTTCCTCTCGCCCGATAAAACCGGTCAGATGACCATTTATCAGACCAGCGGCAACCCTTATGGCCATATCATTATGCGCGGTGGTAAGAAGCCGAACTACCATGCTGAAGATATTGCTGCAGCCTGCGATACGCTGCATGAATTTGATTTACCCGAACATCTGGTCGTCGATTTCAGCCACGGCAACTGCCAGAAGCAGCATCGCCGTCAACTGGATGTCTGTGATGATATTTGCCAGCAAATCCGTAACGGATCGACAGCCATCGCCGGCATTATGGCGGAGAGCTTCCTGCGTGAAGGTACGCAGAAAATCGTCAGCGGGCAGCCGCTGGTTTACGGTCAGTCGATCACCGATCCTTGCCTTAACTGGGAAGACACGGAACTGCTGCTGAGCAAACTGGCCTCGGCGGTGGACAGCCGCTTCTGA
- the ppsR gene encoding posphoenolpyruvate synthetase regulatory kinase/phosphorylase PpsR gives MDNAVDRHVFYISDGTAITAEVLGHAVMSQFPVTISSITLPFVENENRARAVKDQIDAIFQQTGVRPLVFYSIVLPEIRSIILQSEGFCQDIVQALITPLQHEMKLYPTPIAHRTHGLNPGNLNKYDARIAAIDYTLAHDDGISLRNLDQAQVILLGVSRCGKTPTSLYLAMQFGIRAANYPFIADDMDNLVLPASLKPLQHKLFGLTIDPERLAAIREERRENSRYASLRQCRMEVAEVEALYRKNQIPWLNSTNYSVEEIATKILDIMGLSRRMY, from the coding sequence ATGGATAATGCTGTAGATCGTCATGTGTTTTATATTTCCGATGGAACGGCAATTACTGCTGAAGTGTTGGGCCATGCGGTGATGTCACAGTTCCCCGTCACTATCAGCAGCATTACGCTGCCGTTTGTCGAAAATGAGAACCGCGCCCGCGCCGTTAAAGACCAGATCGACGCCATTTTTCAACAAACCGGCGTGCGTCCCCTGGTGTTCTATTCGATTGTGTTGCCGGAGATCCGCTCCATCATTCTGCAAAGCGAAGGCTTCTGTCAGGATATCGTGCAGGCGCTGATCACCCCGCTACAGCACGAGATGAAACTCTACCCCACGCCGATTGCCCACCGGACTCACGGGCTGAATCCGGGTAACCTGAACAAGTACGATGCGCGAATCGCCGCCATTGATTACACCCTTGCCCACGATGACGGCATTTCGTTGCGCAACCTCGACCAGGCGCAGGTGATTTTGTTGGGCGTCTCGCGCTGTGGCAAAACGCCCACCAGTCTCTACCTGGCGATGCAGTTTGGCATCCGCGCGGCGAACTATCCTTTTATTGCCGACGACATGGACAATCTGGTTCTGCCCGCATCGTTAAAACCTCTGCAACATAAGCTGTTTGGCCTGACGATTGACCCTGAACGTCTGGCCGCCATCCGTGAAGAACGCCGGGAAAACAGTCGCTATGCCTCCCTGCGTCAGTGCCGTATGGAAGTGGCCGAAGTCGAGGCGCTCTACCGTAAGAACCAGATCCCGTGGCTGAACAGTACCAACTATTCGGTTGAAGAGATTGCCACCAAAATCCTCGATATCATGGGACTGAGTCGACGCATGTACTAA
- the ppsA gene encoding phosphoenolpyruvate synthase: protein MSNNGSSPLVLWYNQLGMNDVDRVGGKNASLGEMITNLSGMGVSVPNGFATTADAFNQFLDQSGVNQRIYELLDQTDIDDVTALAKAGAQIRQWIIDTPFQSELENAIRDAYAQLSADDQHASFAVRSSATAEDMPDASFAGQQETFLNVQGFDAVLVAVKHVFASLFNDRAISYRVHQGYDHRGVALSAGVQRMVRSDLASSGVMFSIDTESGFDQVVFITSAWGLGEMVVQGAVNPDEFYVHKPTLAANRPSIVRRTMGSKKIRMVYAPTQEHGKQVTIEDVPQESRDIFSLTNDEVQELAKQAVQIEKHYGRPMDIEWAKDGHTGKLFIVQARPETVRSRGQVMERYTLHAQGKIIAEGRAIGHRIGAGPVKVIQDISEMNRIEPGDVLVTDMTDPDWEPIMKKAAAIVTNRGGRTCHAAIIARELGIPAVVGCGDATERMKDDEKVTVSCAEGDTGYVYADLLDFSVKSSSVDTMPDLPLKVMMNVGNPDRAFDFACLPNEGVGLARLEFIINRMIGVHPRALLEFDDQDAKLQNDIREMMKGFDSPREFYVGRLTEGIATLGAAFWPKRVIVRLSDFKSNEYANLVGGERYEPDEENPMLGFRGAGRYVSDSFRDCFALECDAVKRVRNEMGLTNVEIMIPFVRTVEQAKAVVEELARQGLKRGENGLKIIMMCEIPSNALLAEQFLQYFDGFSIGSNDMTQLALGLDRDSGVVSELFDERNDAVKALLSMAIRAAKKQGKYVGICGQGPSDHEDFAAWLMEEGIDSLSLNPDTVVQTWLSLAELKK from the coding sequence ATGTCCAACAATGGCTCGTCACCGCTGGTGCTTTGGTATAACCAACTCGGCATGAATGATGTAGACAGAGTTGGGGGCAAAAATGCCTCCCTGGGTGAAATGATTACTAACCTTTCCGGTATGGGTGTTTCGGTACCGAATGGTTTTGCCACAACCGCCGATGCGTTTAATCAGTTTCTGGACCAAAGCGGTGTAAACCAGCGCATCTATGAACTGCTGGATCAAACGGATATTGACGATGTCACCGCGTTAGCGAAGGCCGGCGCGCAGATCCGCCAGTGGATTATCGACACTCCTTTCCAGTCTGAGCTGGAAAATGCCATCCGTGATGCCTACGCGCAACTCTCTGCGGATGATCAACATGCTTCTTTCGCCGTGCGTTCATCTGCCACCGCGGAAGATATGCCGGATGCCTCTTTTGCCGGTCAGCAGGAAACCTTCCTCAACGTCCAGGGGTTTGACGCCGTACTGGTCGCCGTGAAGCACGTGTTTGCATCGCTGTTTAACGACCGCGCGATCTCTTATCGTGTTCACCAGGGCTATGACCACCGTGGTGTGGCGCTCTCTGCGGGTGTTCAGCGGATGGTGCGTTCCGATCTGGCGTCGTCCGGCGTGATGTTCTCCATCGATACCGAATCTGGTTTTGACCAGGTGGTGTTTATCACCTCGGCGTGGGGGCTGGGCGAGATGGTGGTGCAGGGCGCGGTAAACCCGGATGAGTTCTACGTTCACAAACCGACGCTGGCGGCAAATCGTCCGTCTATTGTGCGCCGCACGATGGGCTCGAAAAAAATCCGCATGGTCTATGCACCGACCCAGGAGCACGGCAAACAGGTCACCATTGAAGATGTGCCGCAGGAAAGCCGCGACATTTTCTCCCTGACCAACGACGAAGTGCAGGAACTGGCGAAGCAGGCGGTACAGATTGAAAAACACTACGGTCGTCCGATGGACATCGAGTGGGCGAAAGATGGTCATACCGGCAAGCTGTTCATCGTCCAGGCACGCCCGGAAACCGTGCGTTCCCGCGGCCAGGTGATGGAACGTTACACGCTGCACGCGCAGGGCAAAATCATTGCGGAAGGCCGTGCTATCGGTCACCGCATCGGGGCGGGCCCGGTAAAAGTCATTCAGGATATCAGCGAGATGAACCGCATTGAGCCTGGCGACGTGCTGGTCACCGACATGACCGACCCGGACTGGGAACCGATCATGAAAAAAGCGGCGGCGATAGTCACTAACCGTGGCGGTCGTACCTGTCACGCGGCCATTATCGCGCGTGAACTGGGGATCCCGGCCGTGGTGGGCTGCGGCGATGCCACTGAGCGCATGAAGGATGACGAAAAGGTCACCGTTTCCTGCGCAGAAGGCGATACGGGCTATGTGTACGCCGACCTGCTCGACTTCAGCGTTAAGAGCTCCAGCGTCGATACAATGCCGGATCTGCCGCTGAAGGTGATGATGAACGTCGGTAACCCGGATCGGGCGTTTGACTTTGCCTGTCTGCCAAACGAAGGCGTTGGCCTGGCGCGTCTGGAATTTATCATCAACCGTATGATTGGTGTCCACCCGCGTGCGCTGCTGGAGTTTGACGATCAAGATGCCAAACTGCAGAACGACATCCGCGAGATGATGAAAGGCTTTGATTCTCCGCGTGAATTCTACGTGGGTCGTCTGACGGAAGGGATCGCCACCCTCGGTGCGGCGTTCTGGCCGAAACGTGTGATTGTGCGTTTGTCCGACTTTAAGTCGAACGAATACGCAAACCTGGTGGGCGGTGAGCGCTACGAGCCAGACGAAGAGAACCCGATGCTGGGCTTCCGTGGCGCGGGTCGCTATGTGTCGGACAGCTTCCGTGATTGCTTTGCGCTGGAATGCGATGCGGTAAAACGCGTGCGTAACGAGATGGGGCTGACTAACGTCGAAATCATGATCCCGTTCGTCCGTACCGTTGAGCAGGCAAAAGCGGTCGTGGAAGAGCTGGCGCGTCAGGGGCTGAAACGCGGCGAGAATGGCCTGAAGATCATCATGATGTGTGAGATCCCGTCCAACGCCCTGCTGGCTGAACAGTTCCTGCAATACTTTGACGGTTTCTCAATCGGTTCCAACGACATGACACAGCTGGCGCTGGGTCTGGATCGTGACTCTGGTGTGGTATCTGAGCTGTTTGATGAGCGTAACGACGCGGTGAAAGCGCTGCTGTCGATGGCGATTCGCGCCGCGAAGAAACAGGGTAAATACGTCGGGATTTGCGGTCAGGGTCCGTCTGACCACGAAGACTTTGCCGCCTGGCTGATGGAAGAGGGGATCGACAGCCTGTCGCTGAACCCGGATACCGTTGTCCAGACCTGGCTGAGCCTGGCTGAACTGAAGAAGTAA